TCCATATGGTATCAAGAACGACAGATGATTACCAGATGATGGCTAAAGCAGGAATTGTTGCCATCATCGAACCTGCTTTTTGGGTAGGTCAACCGAGAACAGGGCTCGCCAGTTTTAAGGATTATTATAGTAGTCTTGTGGGTTGGGAAAGATTCCGATCTTCTCAATTTGGAATTAAACATTATTGCACTATGGGATTAAATTCCAGAGAAGCAAATAACGAACGTCTGGCGGAAGAGGTGATGGAGATATTACCTTTGTTTGCTTATAAAGAAGGTGTTGTTGGGATTGGTGAAATTGGTTTTGATGACCAAACCGCTTTAGAAGAGAAATATTACCGGTTACAATTGGAACTTGCTAAAAAAACCAAATTACCTGTGCAAATCCATACACCGCACAGAGATAAAAAAAGAGGAACAGAAAGAAGTATGTCCATCGCTTTAGAACATGGATTGGATCCCTCCTTTGTCGTTGTAGATCATAATAATGAAGAGACCGTAAAGTCAGTGTTAGACCAAGGTTTCTGGGCAGCATTTACGATTTATCCCTTTACTAAAATGGGGAATGAACGTATGGTCGCGGTAGTCGAAAAATATGGTTCCGAAAGAATTATGATCAACTCTAGTGCAGATTGGGGAATTTCAGATCCACTTGCCATTCCTAAAACAGCCGCTCTAATGAAACAAAGGGGGATTCCTTTAGAATTGATTCGTATGGTTACTTATCAAAATGCGATTGATGCATTTGCAAAAAGTGGGCAAATTGATGTCACTGATTTTGAAACTGAATTCCAACCAGATCCGAATGCAAAATTTCATGGTAACTCTATCCTTCGTGGTGGTCAACAACCCGTGATCAATAAAAATTCACTACTGATTCAATAGATGTATTTAAAAGCTTATTTTACTCTTCTTCGACCTGCAAATTTAGTTACGGCACTTGCTGACATTCTCGCAGGTATGTCTATTGTTGGTTTTATTTGGAATGACCTAACACCCGTATTACTTCTAATCTCCACCATTGGTTTGTATGGTGGAGGTGTGGTTTTGAATGATTATTTTGACCTCTCCGTTGATACTAAAGAAAGACCGGAACGTCCTATTCCCAGTGGAAAGGTCTCTAAACACGCTGCTTTGGTATTAGGAGTTTTGTTTTTGGGACTGGGAGTAGTTTTTGCATTTTTATACCAGATTCAAAGTGGTTGGATTGCCTCGGTTATTGTTATTTTAGTTCTTACTTACAACCGTTTTGCGAAGCACCACTCTATTTTTGGTCCGATTTTTATGGGAATGTGTCGTGGTGGTAATTTAATTCTTGGAATGAGTTTAGTCTCTGATGTTAAATTATCTGAAGTTTTCCTTTCGATTTTTCCCATTTTATACATCGCAGCAATCACAATGATTAGTCGAGATGAAGTCCATGGTGGTAAAAAAAGATCCCTTGTTTTTGCAGGGATTTTATATCTGTTAGTTTTTTTCTCTATCTCATTTTTATCTTTTCGATTGGGGAATATCTTTTTAAGTATTCCTTTTGTCTTTATGCATTGTGGGATGGTGTACCCTCCGCTTTTTCGTGCCTACCAAAATCCAATTGGACCTATGATTGGTAAGGCGGTAAAAATGGGTGTCATCACACTCATCCTTCTCAATGCTTCCTTTGCGGCAAGTTTTGGGTTTTTGTCCGTAGCTCTTATTATCCTTTGTTTGTTACCACTTTCTCTGATTTTGGCAAAATATTTTTCTGTTACTTAGAGTTGTATTATGATTGAAGATTCACTCCCTCCTCTTTTGTCTGAGTTCCAAGTTCCTTATCGTTATACGGTTCAATTTACGAAAGGAATCTTCCGTCCGGAAAACACTTGTTTGCGTAAATTTTTTATATCAGAACAAAAAGAAGGAATCATAAAAAAAGCTCTTATCGTTTTAGATGAGGGTTTAGTTGCCCACCATCCCCATTTAACAGCAGAGATCAAATCCTACTTTCAAGATTTGGATTCGATTGTTCAACTAACAAGTGATGTAATGGTGATTCCCGGTGGAGAGGATTGTAAAAACAATTCCAAACTTTGGGAATCTTTGGTAAATGCCGTGGATCGTTTTGGAATAGATAGACATTCTTATATCATAACGATTGGCGGAGGGGCCGTCCTTGATTTGGTCGGATATGTTGCGGCAGTTTCTCATCGAGGGATTCGTTTGGTTCGGATACCGACAACTGTACTTTCGCAAAATGATTCTGGAGTGGGAGTGAAGAATGGGATCAATTACCAAGGAAAAAAGAATTTTTTAGGAAGTTTCGCACCACCGGTTGCTGTATTTAACGATTTTTTATTTTTAGAAAGTTTAGATGACAGGGATTGGCGTTCGGGTATGGCTGAAGCAATCAAAGTATCGCTCATCAAAGATAAAGATTTTTTTCATTGGATTGAATCGAATGTCGAAACTTTGAAAAACCGTAACTTAGAGAAGATGTCTTATTTAATTCATCGTTGCGCTGAACTTCATATGGATCATATTGCGAAAGGAGATCCTTTTGAGTTTGGATCTTCTAGGCCTCTCGACTTCGGGCACTGGGCTGCACATAAATTGGAATACTTAACTGATTTTTCTATCAGACATGGGGAGGCTGTTGCCATCGGTATGGCCCTCGATACTGTTTATTCATTTCAAAAGAATTTACTTGCTGAAGAGGATTGTAATCGCATCCTTTCGGTTCTAAAGAAACTAGGTTTTGTAATTTATCATCCTAAGTTATCCGAAAGAGAAAAAACAAATTTATATTTGGGTTTGCAGGAATTTAGAGAACATCTAGGTGGGAGACTCACCATTATGTTGTTATGTGGCATTGGGCAGTCAAAAGAAGTTCATGAAATCGATCGAAAAACACTCGCAGATTCTGTAGATTTCCTGGTCGAAGTGCAATGAACACTCGGTATGGCCAGCTAACGTATTGTTCCAATATTCACCCTGGTGAATATTGGTCAGATCATTTCATTCATCTAAAAAATAACCTTCCTCTCGTTCGTAAAATTGTTTCTCCGGATGCACCTATGGGTATTGGCCTTCGATTGTCAAACGAAGCCTCTTTAGAATTAATAAAACCTGAGATGATAATTGAATTTCAAACTTGGTTGGAGACGGAAGGGTTTTATGTTTTTTTAATCAATGGATTTCCTTACGGCAGTTTCCACGAAAGAATTGTAAAAGAAAATGTGTATCATCCAGATTGGGCCACGAACGAACGTTTAGAATATACTTTACGATTGTTTTCGATTCTTTCTCAATTATTACCCAAAGGAATGGACGGTGGAGTTTCCACACCTCCTTTGTCCTACCAGTTTTTTGACACAAACGATGTAGACCGTAAAAGAAGAACAGAAAATGCCACCAAACAGATAGTAGATGTCCTGATTCATTTAGTTGAGATTCAAATAAAAACAGGACAAACTTTGCATTTGGATATAGAACCAGAACCCGACGGAATTTTGGGAAATGTTAATCTTTGGGTGCAGTGGTTTTTAAAATTACTTTTGCCTGCAGCTATTTCTAAAGTACAATCAAAATGGGGGGTTACAAAAGAAAAAGCAGAAGGTATGACAAAAACACATATTCGACTTTGTTTGGATGTTTGTCATTCTGCTGTAAGTTTCGAAGACAACCAAAACATCATTCGTTTACTGAAAGAAAATTCCATCCAAGTTGGTCGTATCCAAATTAGTTCGGCATTGAAGGTAAATTTCCCCAATGAACCAAAGGAAACAATGGATGTACTTGTTGGTTTTGATGAACCAACTTATCTCCATCAGGTGGTAGTCAAATCCCTTGATCAAAAAATACAATCCTATCCAGATTTACCTGAAGCCATCCAGGCTGGCGGAAAACCATTTGAAGAATGGCGGATTCATTTTCATGTTCCCGTATTTTTAAATTCCTATGGACTTTTAGCATCTACCCAAAGGGAACTAATCGAAATTTTGAATTTACAAAAAGAATTTCAGATCACTAATGCCTTGGAAATAGAAACCTATACTTGGGGTGTATTACCGAAAGAATTACAAATTCCCGTTGTTGAATCCATCATTCGCGAATTTCAATGGGTAGAGTCGATTTTGGAGATAGGAAAAAAATCTAAGGATTGAAATATGAAACAAACAAAATTAAATCATTTTAAAAAAACGGTAGTCATTGATGTTGTAGGGCTTAGCGCTAGTTTGGTGGGAGAGTTTACTCCGTTTCTAAAAAAGTATTTGGAAAGTAGGCAAACCCGGCTCATTGAACCTATGCTTCCTGCTTTGACAACTAGTTCCCAATCAACTTATCTGACTGGTCAGTGGCCCAACAAACATGGAATTGTTGGGAATGGTTGGTATGATCATGAAGATTCGGAAATCAAATTTTGGAAACAATCCAATCCTCTGGTGAATGGAGAAAAGATTTGGGAACGAGCTAAAAAAATAGATCCAAGTTTTACCTGTTCTAAAATGTTTTGGTGGTACAATATGTACTCAAGTGCAGATTATTCCGTCACCCCTAGACCACAGTATCATGCAGATGGAGTCAAAGCCCCCGATTGTTATTCGCAACCACCGGAACTTCGGAACGAGTTACAATCAGTGCTTGGTCAGTTTCCGCTATTTCATTTTTGGGGACCGAATGCTAATATCAAATCTACACAGTGGATTGCTGATGCCACTATCCTGGTAGATAAAAAGTACAATCCTACTCTCACGTTAGTGTATCTTCCTCATCTCGATTATTGCCTTCAAAAGTTTGGGCCAAAGCAGAATACCATCAAAAAAGAACTTCGTGAGATTGATACAGTCCTAAAACAATTGATTCAATATTATGAAAGTAAAGACACCCAGATCATTTTATTATCTGAATATGGAATTACTGAAGTTCATCGCCCCATACACATCAATCGAATTTTACGCGAGAACGGTCTTGTTTCTGTTCGCAAAGAAAGGTGGTATGAACTTTTGGATCCAGGAGCATCTAAAGCATTTGCGGTTTCTGATCATCAAATTGCACATATCTATTGTAAGGATGAGACTGTCAAAAATCAGGTTTTAGAACTTTTAAAAAAAGTTCCTGGTATCTCTCTCATTTTGGATAAAAAAGCGCAAAAAAAATACCATATCGATCACAAACGCTCCGGAGATATTGTTGCAGTTTCCGACTGGGACTCCTGGTTCACTTACTACTATTGGTTAGATGACAAAAAGGCTCCAGATTATGCTCGTTTGGTGGATATTCACAGAAAACCTGGATATGATCCTTGTGAAATGTTTATGGATCCTAAAAAACCAGGGATTCGTTTGCGGGCTGGGCTAAAAATACTTCGTAAAAAAATGGGATTTCGGTATCTGATGGACGTGATTCCTTTAGATGCCAGTTTGGTGAAGGGTTCCCATGGGGCTCTTCATAAAAAAAAGGAATTTTACCCTATTTTTTCTTCAGACAAACCATACCCTAAAAAAGAAATTTCTGCTGATAAAGTGTACGATTTGATTTGGTCCCAGATGACTTCTTAGATTTAAATGTTTGACTCGTTACCTTCTAACACAATATTTTTGATTCAGTGTCCGTCGAAGAAATCAAAATTGTAAACTATTCCAAAGGTGCTGCCATCGTTGTGCAGAACTCCATTAATACTGGAAATTTTTTTATTGTTAGGTCTGGACGAGTTTCGGTTGATTCCGAACATATCGTTGTTGACCATGAACTTGCTTATTATGAAGCAGGAGATAGTTTTGGCCTTGTATCTGCCCTCACCGAACACCGATTTTTGGTAACTTTGTTTGCAGATACTGATGTTGAGTTAGTTCAAATTCCCATCCGTCTACTTGGGTCATATCTAAAAGAAAGAAAGGAACTAGCGATGAAAATTTTGGGTCTCTACTCAAGAGAACTCAGAACCCTACAAAAACATCTTTCCAAAGCCAACAAACCAGCCGACAGGGATTATCATCCCGAACGATTGGTTTTAAATGCGAAGACATATTTGTCTTGGCAAAAACCAAATTTGGCTGCTTATTCTTTACAAACTTTTTTAAACTGGTCTAAAGAAAACAACTCCACGGAAAACCTAACGGAAGCTACTGATTTACTCAGAGCCATTGGATCTAATTACAAACCCTTTGTTTGGGATAGTATGCAAGGTAATGTAGAGGCTGGTGAGATTCTGTTTGTTGAAAGCGAAAAGAATAACGAAATCTATGTTGTATTAGAAGGAAATGTCAAACTATTTGGTATCGTTCGTGGTTACGAATATGTCATCGATGTTTTAGGACCTGGCGAAATTTTTGGTGAGATGTCTCTTATTGATAATGCACCTCGTATGGCTTCTGCCATTACAGAAACTAAAAGTAAAATTCTTCGTGTAACAGCAGAAAATTTATTTGAATCTGTCGGCCCTTCGTTGTTACAAAAAATCTTCGAAAGTATTGCAAGACGAATTTGGTTCTCGCACCAGCGTTTGGTAATTTTGCGATTGAAAACTCCGGTGATTCGACTTTACGCATATCTTTACAATTCCATTCGAGACCAAGACATACGATTGGGTAGGAATTTGGATGAAAGTCTTGCCAATGCTCATACTATCTACATCCAAATGGAAGAACTTTGTAATATGTGCGGAATCATCAAGGTCAAACAAGATACGATCCAAGAGTTCCTGGCTGACACAAACCTAACCATTGAACCCAACCGCATTACTATCAAAAGTCGCAAACGTTTGGAAGAGAAATTGGGGCATTACAAATCCAAAGAAGGGCAGATTGTTGCCTAAAACCTCAGAGTGGGTCCTAAGATAAGCCAAATTTGCCTATTTTTTATCCAAGTGGAAGGGGGAGTGGGATTTACGCCCGACGGGACGTTGTCATTTTTCGTTCTCGGTAAAATTTGTAATGATTTTTTCTCTCATTGTGTTCTAGTTCGGTGATGAAAAAATTTCTCGTGTATTCTCTCGGGGCATTCTATATCATAGCGGGAACCAATCATTTCTTTTCACCTGATTTTTATTTAGAAATCATGCCGGATTACCTACCGTTCCACGAATTACTAAACGTAACGAGTGGGCTTGCAGAAATTACACTTGGTGTTCTTGTTCTTTACGAACGAATGCGAAAGATCGTCTGTTTTGGTATCATTCTTTTGTTACTTGCGATCTATCCAGCTAACATAAATATGTTGCTAACGGCTTTAGAGGGAAAGGACTATGGTGTTCCAATCTGGGCATTATACGCACGATTACCCGTTCAGTTTTTGTTTATCTATTGGGCTTGGTTTGTTCGAGATTACAAAGAAACTGAAGAACCCACTTACCCATCCTAGTATTGGGACGAATGGTTGATTTAGGATCATCGCCGATTCAGATTTTATATAGAATGACAAAAGAGCAAAAAAGAAAACCCTTAGAAAATTCCAAGAAAGGCGGACAATGGACCTTTCTATCCAATCATGCGCATGTTTTGATTTGTTTGAGTAGAGATCCAGAGATGCGGCTGAAAGATGTGGCCCTGCTTGTTGGGATTACTGAAAGAGCCGTACAAGCCATTGTCAAAGATTTGGTAGATGCACAAATTTTAGACAAAAGCAAGGATGGACGCCGGAATCAATATTTAATCCAAACAGAACAGAAATTGAGGCATCCTTTGGAGGCAACACACTCAATTTCGGAATTATTGCGGTTAGGAAAATAACCGCAATATGAAGTTAGGTTACCCGCAATTTTTCTGATTCTTTCACTTTCGAAACAATCCATTCATTTCTAGGCACTGGGATATGTAGACCTTTTGCCATCTTTACTACTTCTCCATTGATAAAATCAATTTCTGTCTTTCGTCCGTGATCTAAATCTTGGACCATAGAAGTGCGTATTCTGAAATATTTCAAACCAAGAATCAAAAGTATCAAATGACGAATCCACGTGGGCAAAGCTCCTGGCCCATCACCTAACTTTTGAATGGGGAAGGATCCGGGAACTACTCGTTCTTCAATTCCTAATTTGTTTATTAATTGTTTAATCTCTGTTAATGTATCAATTGCTTCTCGCCTAGAATTCTTGTTTAGAAATAATTCACCTAAACTTACTTGTTTCGCTGCAGCAAGTCCATTGATGATGGAGTTAATGGCTAGTTTGTGCCAGCGGTATCCAGCAAGTTTGTCTGTTAGGATTACCGGCAGATAAGGTGGTAACATTTCTAGCCAAACAGAATCAGGTTTCTTCCCGGAAGTATCACCGAGAATGATACTTCCTACATTCGATTGGTAATAGGTTCCATTGGATAGTGTTTGGGTATTCCATCCAACAACTCCACCAATGATTTGATTTTTGTAAGTTTCAAATTGAGATTCGGGAATTCCGTTTTGAATGAGAATCCATTTTCCATTAGGTGTAAGTAAATGTTTTGTTTCTTCCAGATATTCTTTTATGTTTTGGTTTTTACATCCAATTAAAATATAATCAAATTTATCTTTGGTTTCTTGGATTTTTGTTAGATGGCTTTTTAAATTGACACTTACATTTTTTCCATTAGGGCCTTGGAAACGTATAGGGGATGCACTTAAAGATTGAAATCTATTTTCATTGCGACAAAGGATTTGGAAAGGAACCGCATTTTGATGAAGTGCGTGAATGATGGTTACTGTTACAGAGCCAATTCCACTAATCGCAATGGAAGGATACGTTTTTGACATATACCGGAGAAGTTTAACCTTTCCTTTGTAAAAATCTTCTCTTTTTTCTTGACGTTGCTTTGTTTGCTGATAAAAAACTTCTGGTTGTCATCAAAGGGGGAAATGATGAAAAACTTTTTCTTTAGAATATTTATTTTCATGTTAGTTGGAGTTTTCTTCGGGAATTGTATTTATACAGAACTTCGATCACCGGGTCTTGCGGCCAATATGACACAGTATGTAATGACTTCAGAGGATTATCAAATCCTTGGACCTGTTGAAACTCAAGGGGAATTTGTATCTTGGTTTTTACTTGTAGTCACAGGTGAAACTGGATATAGCGAACTTCTGAAACAAACACGTGAAAAAGGTGGGGACGATATTATCAATTACCGCTTTGAAGTTCGTCAAAAGAGTATTTTACTAATTGTGTGGAACCGCGTGATCTGGAATGCATCTGCAATTGCTATCAAATACAAAGATAAAATCAAAAAGTAAGAGTCATATTTTTCGGTCACATCTTTAGCTAGAAATGGAACTTAGGGGGAGTTTATTTCCCTCTAAGTGTAATCACAAGTTTTACGTTATCTAGTTTTTTCCCTGTCTTTTTAAAATAACTCTCTTTGAGTTCATTTAGAACTTCTTTTTCTAACTCCTCATCCATTTCCACATCTGTAATCTCACCCGTCTCTTCATTGAGAGCGTGATGGTGAGGCCCAATGTTGGAATCAAAATGAGTGACGCCATTTTTTAACTCCAAAGTTCCAAGCATTCCTTTTTCAGCAAAGAGTTTGAGGTTATTGAAAATTGTGGCACGCGATGCATGAGGAAAGTGGGAATTGACCAGATGGAACACTTCTTCTGCAAAGAGGTGTTGGTGGCGTTCCAAAAGTAAGTGAGCCATTTCCAATCTCTGTGAAGTCGGTCGGATCCCGTGGGATTCGAGGAGTTCCTTAGTTTTTTGGTAACTTAAGTCCATTTCAGTTTCACGTTCTCCGTGTGCATTTTTTTGTCAATAATTAGACTAAGTCTAAAAAATCATTTGATTAGATTTGGTATTGATTTAGACTAAGTCTAATTATTGTGATTCTAAAAGAATCTTAGGATAAAGGATATGGACAGAAAACAAGAAGAAAGTGGCAGTCAATCGGCCGCTTGGAAGGAATTTCAAGCCACGATCCAAGGAGAAGCGCCAGAAAAGGTAACTGCCTTTCGTTTTGCACGAGCTGGAGATTTAGCCTCGCTTTCCAAAGAAACTCCGTTTCCAGAGGCCTTCGAATGGAAGGATGAACGAGGGAACTCCTTATTAATGCTGTCCTCCTACCATGGTCAGGAAGTGGTCACGAATTATCTCCTAGAAAAGGGAGCTTACCCTAATGATAGGGACCGGTCTGGAAATTCTGTTTTGATGGGTGCGGCTTTTAAAGGTCACCTAGAAATTGTTAGGTTACTTTTGAGGTGGGGTGCAGATCCAGAATTGAGAAATCCACAAGGCTTCAGTGCTCTCGATTTCGCAACCATGTTTGGTCGGGAAAAAATCATTTCTTATTTAAGAAGGATAACAGTTCATTCGCAAAGAAAAACTTGGAAACTATGGATCAAATACCTTCATACGCTCGCAAAAAATAAATTTTTAATAAATAAAAAGGAGGCTCATATATGAGCAATAACCAACTAACGACGGCAGGTGGACAACCTGTATCTAGTAACCAACATAGTATCACCGCCGGAGAACGTGGCCCAATCCTTATTCAGGACACCCATTTGATTGAAAAACTAGCTCATTTCAATCGCGAGAGAATTCCAGAGAGAGTCGTTCATGCGAAAGGAGCAGGTGCTTTTGGAGTATTTCGCCTAACAAAAGATTTATCGGAGTATACTATTGCAAAAGTATTTCAAGGAAAAGGCAAAGAAACTCCGCTATTCTTAAGGTTTTCTACTGTTGCTGGTGAAAAAGGTTCGGCTGATACAGAAAGAGATCCTCGTGGATTTGCAGTGAAGTTTTATACTGAAGATGGGATTTGGGATGTTGTTGGAAATAACACACCGGTATTTTTTGAAAGGGATCCATTAAAATTCCCTGACTTCATTCATTCTCAAAAAAGAGATCCTGTAACTGGTTATAAAAACCCAGTTAGAATGTGGGATTATTGGTCAAAAGCTCCGGAAGCTATGCACCAAATCACCATTCTATTTAGCGATCGAGGAATCCCTGATGGATACCGATTTATGAATGGGTATGGGTCTCATACTTTTAGTTTTTGGAATCAAAAATCCGAACGTTTTTGGGTGAAGTTTCACTTTAAATCGAAACAAGGAATCAAAAACTTATCTCTTGAAAAAGCAAGTGAATTGGCAGGATCAGATCCAGATTATGCAACCAGAGATTTGTTTGAAGCTATCCATAGAAAAGAATTTCCAAAATGGAGGGTTTGTATTCAAATTATGCCTGAAAAGGATGCAGAAACCTATAAAGTAAATCCATTTGATTTAACAAAAGTTTGGTCACACAAAGACTATCCATTGATCGAAGTTGGTGAACTTGAGTTGAATCAAAATCCGAAAAACTACTTCTTTGAAGTGGAGCAGGCCGGTTTTAGTCCAAGTAATTTGGTTCCAGGCATTGGAGTTTCCCCAGACAAGATGTTACAAGGTAGGTTGTTCGCTTATCCGGATGCACAACGATATAGATTGGGTGGAAATTACCAGCTAATACCTGTCAATCGATCAAAAAGTCCTACAAACACATATCAAATGGATGGTTATCGTTCGGAAGAGAATCCTACTTATGATAATTATGAGCCAAATGGGTTTTCTGGGCCAAAAGAGGATATAAGAGTCAGTGAACCACCTCTTCGTATATCTTCAGCTGTAGATCGTTATGACAGCCATAAGGAGAACGACGATTTTTCCCAAGCGGGTGATTTGTATCGTATGTTAAAACCAGAAGAAAGAGATCGGTTGACTTCTGTCATTGCGGGAACTATGAAAGGAATCCCAAAAGATTTGGCGAAAAAGAACATCGAACACTTTGCCAAATGTGATCCCGAATACGGAAAAAAAATCGCCGAAAAGGTAGGTCTGTAGCTCGAACCACCCTGTTTATCCAAAGATAAACAGGGTTTTCTAACATCCTACCCATCTAAAAAAATTCTTGCACTTCCTTAGATGTTTTATTCAATCCTTCCGGTGTTCTCCGGAGATTCTATGAAACATCTAGATTTGTTATTTTTTCTCCAATGGAATTGGAACTTTCTTTGGATGAACCAATGAAACTCGTTTTGTTCTTATTTTTTTTTGTTATGGGATCACTGAACGCAGAGGTTCTATCTTTAGAATCAGGTTGGACATTTCAACTAGAGGGGGAAATCAATGCCAAACCAGTACTAGTTGGTGTTCCTTTAGTCGATCAAGGGTATCAGGTACCTATCAAAGGAAAATATCGATTAACAATTTTTATACCTAGCCTTCCTGAATCTTCACAAGCCGTTTATATGGACAGAATTCATTCCGCCGACCAAACCTTTTGGAATGGAAAAATTATAGGTTCTACAGGAAGTTTTTTTCCTCTGTATTATCCTTATTGGCATAAAGTCAGGTATTATGAGATTCCCATTTCTCTTCTCAAACAAGGTGAAAATGAGTTAGTTGTGGATATAGAATGTCGTGAAACTCAGTTTAGGTGCGGTGTGTTTCGTTCTGTTCCCATTTTTGGTTCACAAGATCAGATCAAAGATAA
Above is a window of Leptospira perdikensis DNA encoding:
- a CDS encoding Crp/Fnr family transcriptional regulator translates to MSVEEIKIVNYSKGAAIVVQNSINTGNFFIVRSGRVSVDSEHIVVDHELAYYEAGDSFGLVSALTEHRFLVTLFADTDVELVQIPIRLLGSYLKERKELAMKILGLYSRELRTLQKHLSKANKPADRDYHPERLVLNAKTYLSWQKPNLAAYSLQTFLNWSKENNSTENLTEATDLLRAIGSNYKPFVWDSMQGNVEAGEILFVESEKNNEIYVVLEGNVKLFGIVRGYEYVIDVLGPGEIFGEMSLIDNAPRMASAITETKSKILRVTAENLFESVGPSLLQKIFESIARRIWFSHQRLVILRLKTPVIRLYAYLYNSIRDQDIRLGRNLDESLANAHTIYIQMEELCNMCGIIKVKQDTIQEFLADTNLTIEPNRITIKSRKRLEEKLGHYKSKEGQIVA
- a CDS encoding DoxX family protein → MKKFLVYSLGAFYIIAGTNHFFSPDFYLEIMPDYLPFHELLNVTSGLAEITLGVLVLYERMRKIVCFGIILLLLAIYPANINMLLTALEGKDYGVPIWALYARLPVQFLFIYWAWFVRDYKETEEPTYPS
- a CDS encoding ketopantoate reductase family protein, yielding MSKTYPSIAISGIGSVTVTIIHALHQNAVPFQILCRNENRFQSLSASPIRFQGPNGKNVSVNLKSHLTKIQETKDKFDYILIGCKNQNIKEYLEETKHLLTPNGKWILIQNGIPESQFETYKNQIIGGVVGWNTQTLSNGTYYQSNVGSIILGDTSGKKPDSVWLEMLPPYLPVILTDKLAGYRWHKLAINSIINGLAAAKQVSLGELFLNKNSRREAIDTLTEIKQLINKLGIEERVVPGSFPIQKLGDGPGALPTWIRHLILLILGLKYFRIRTSMVQDLDHGRKTEIDFINGEVVKMAKGLHIPVPRNEWIVSKVKESEKLRVT
- the eboE gene encoding metabolite traffic protein EboE, which gives rise to MNTRYGQLTYCSNIHPGEYWSDHFIHLKNNLPLVRKIVSPDAPMGIGLRLSNEASLELIKPEMIIEFQTWLETEGFYVFLINGFPYGSFHERIVKENVYHPDWATNERLEYTLRLFSILSQLLPKGMDGGVSTPPLSYQFFDTNDVDRKRRTENATKQIVDVLIHLVEIQIKTGQTLHLDIEPEPDGILGNVNLWVQWFLKLLLPAAISKVQSKWGVTKEKAEGMTKTHIRLCLDVCHSAVSFEDNQNIIRLLKENSIQVGRIQISSALKVNFPNEPKETMDVLVGFDEPTYLHQVVVKSLDQKIQSYPDLPEAIQAGGKPFEEWRIHFHVPVFLNSYGLLASTQRELIEILNLQKEFQITNALEIETYTWGVLPKELQIPVVESIIREFQWVESILEIGKKSKD
- a CDS encoding alkaline phosphatase family protein — encoded protein: MKQTKLNHFKKTVVIDVVGLSASLVGEFTPFLKKYLESRQTRLIEPMLPALTTSSQSTYLTGQWPNKHGIVGNGWYDHEDSEIKFWKQSNPLVNGEKIWERAKKIDPSFTCSKMFWWYNMYSSADYSVTPRPQYHADGVKAPDCYSQPPELRNELQSVLGQFPLFHFWGPNANIKSTQWIADATILVDKKYNPTLTLVYLPHLDYCLQKFGPKQNTIKKELREIDTVLKQLIQYYESKDTQIILLSEYGITEVHRPIHINRILRENGLVSVRKERWYELLDPGASKAFAVSDHQIAHIYCKDETVKNQVLELLKKVPGISLILDKKAQKKYHIDHKRSGDIVAVSDWDSWFTYYYWLDDKKAPDYARLVDIHRKPGYDPCEMFMDPKKPGIRLRAGLKILRKKMGFRYLMDVIPLDASLVKGSHGALHKKKEFYPIFSSDKPYPKKEISADKVYDLIWSQMTS
- a CDS encoding 3-dehydroquinate synthase; translation: MIEDSLPPLLSEFQVPYRYTVQFTKGIFRPENTCLRKFFISEQKEGIIKKALIVLDEGLVAHHPHLTAEIKSYFQDLDSIVQLTSDVMVIPGGEDCKNNSKLWESLVNAVDRFGIDRHSYIITIGGGAVLDLVGYVAAVSHRGIRLVRIPTTVLSQNDSGVGVKNGINYQGKKNFLGSFAPPVAVFNDFLFLESLDDRDWRSGMAEAIKVSLIKDKDFFHWIESNVETLKNRNLEKMSYLIHRCAELHMDHIAKGDPFEFGSSRPLDFGHWAAHKLEYLTDFSIRHGEAVAIGMALDTVYSFQKNLLAEEDCNRILSVLKKLGFVIYHPKLSEREKTNLYLGLQEFREHLGGRLTIMLLCGIGQSKEVHEIDRKTLADSVDFLVEVQ
- a CDS encoding TatD family hydrolase translates to MCQNPNERSTNPSHFESTHSQEEIPTHRDLLWEDYQNLIHGMRFFDPHIHMVSRTTDDYQMMAKAGIVAIIEPAFWVGQPRTGLASFKDYYSSLVGWERFRSSQFGIKHYCTMGLNSREANNERLAEEVMEILPLFAYKEGVVGIGEIGFDDQTALEEKYYRLQLELAKKTKLPVQIHTPHRDKKRGTERSMSIALEHGLDPSFVVVDHNNEETVKSVLDQGFWAAFTIYPFTKMGNERMVAVVEKYGSERIMINSSADWGISDPLAIPKTAALMKQRGIPLELIRMVTYQNAIDAFAKSGQIDVTDFETEFQPDPNAKFHGNSILRGGQQPVINKNSLLIQ
- the eboC gene encoding UbiA-like protein EboC (EboC, a homolog the polyprenyltransferase UbiA, belongs to system of proteins involved in the trafficking of precursor metabolites to an extracytoplasmic compartment so that the biosynthesis of certain natural products, such as scytonemin, can be completed.), with amino-acid sequence MYLKAYFTLLRPANLVTALADILAGMSIVGFIWNDLTPVLLLISTIGLYGGGVVLNDYFDLSVDTKERPERPIPSGKVSKHAALVLGVLFLGLGVVFAFLYQIQSGWIASVIVILVLTYNRFAKHHSIFGPIFMGMCRGGNLILGMSLVSDVKLSEVFLSIFPILYIAAITMISRDEVHGGKKRSLVFAGILYLLVFFSISFLSFRLGNIFLSIPFVFMHCGMVYPPLFRAYQNPIGPMIGKAVKMGVITLILLNASFAASFGFLSVALIILCLLPLSLILAKYFSVT
- a CDS encoding ArsR family transcriptional regulator, whose translation is MTKEQKRKPLENSKKGGQWTFLSNHAHVLICLSRDPEMRLKDVALLVGITERAVQAIVKDLVDAQILDKSKDGRRNQYLIQTEQKLRHPLEATHSISELLRLGK